From the Xenorhabdus ishibashii genome, one window contains:
- a CDS encoding SymE family type I addiction module toxin encodes MAKAHSKQNRAVNKATKTERYYTVGYVPQNDKASAPPAIHLKGQWLKAAGFDIGGTLTVKIMEGCLVLIPDSDETNSLKQQYQRQREQISEIKLKMRELLGDYTSR; translated from the coding sequence ATGGCTAAGGCGCATTCTAAGCAAAACCGTGCAGTAAATAAAGCCACAAAAACAGAACGTTATTACACCGTGGGATACGTGCCGCAAAATGACAAGGCCAGTGCCCCGCCGGCAATACACCTTAAGGGGCAGTGGCTTAAGGCAGCAGGGTTTGATATTGGTGGCACACTCACCGTCAAGATTATGGAGGGCTGTCTGGTGCTGATCCCCGACAGTGACGAGACTAACAGCCTCAAACAGCAATACCAGCGCCAGCGAGAGCAAATCAGTGAGATTAAGCTCAAAATGCGGGAGCTGCTTGGCGACTACACAAGCCGCTAA
- a CDS encoding helix-turn-helix transcriptional regulator yields the protein MSIANRLITLRKQKGLSQQALADAIGIHVTQIKRYEGGISLPSLEAVKKIAQTLRVTTDSLIFEDDELQPDSDLALQFQAINNMQPEQRQVIKEVLEGMIIKYEAERWSSKMK from the coding sequence ATGAGTATTGCTAACAGACTCATCACCCTTCGTAAGCAAAAAGGCTTATCACAACAGGCATTAGCGGATGCTATCGGCATTCATGTAACACAGATAAAACGCTATGAGGGCGGGATTTCGTTACCGTCTCTGGAAGCGGTTAAGAAGATAGCGCAGACACTGCGAGTCACGACAGATTCACTGATATTTGAAGACGATGAGCTACAACCTGATAGCGATTTAGCCCTACAGTTTCAGGCTATCAACAATATGCAGCCGGAACAGCGGCAGGTGATAAAAGAAGTACTGGAAGGGATGATCATTAAGTATGAAGCTGAACGCTGGTCTTCCAAGATGAAGTAA
- a CDS encoding CHC2 zinc finger domain-containing protein has product MARIPDAELQHLKAAVPLVAIIEQQGRQLFKRGKDMTVLCPFHEEKTPSMVITPAKNLYHCFGCDAGGSVLDWVMHTEGLSLRHAVERLRAVLGHNPAVEPLVQPEELAGDAIGQQVLLSRVVAFYHHTLLNAPEAQAYLSKRRLNHPELVSHFKLGFANRTLAYRLPASKYKAGAEVRRRLQAIGVLRENGREHLRGSLVVPVMDAQGQIHELYGRKIGDDLRQSIIRHLYLPGAHNGVWNEAALGASRTLILCESLIDAMSFWVTGQRNVTAAYGVHGVTADHWQAFEQYGIKQVLIAFDNDSAGNDAAVKLAAALAAKGITPLRVVFPSGRDANEYLCQVAEPETAFALLLDSAVPMQGVADTVALGRQTPEPDTAPAPASPLAADPASGVMPNVVCESGEHGELRVSVGTLQWCLRGLGAVKAGAVAMKLNAQVLDRQSGVLFADGVDLMSGRSRNSYARLAAAELGLAEGDLRRALGQVLLAVEQWQQQPAKGTEPRVPEMGIAEREAALALLQDPYLTARITTDLAACGVVGESTNLLAGFLAAVSRKLPKPLAVLIQSSSAAGKSSLMEAVLNLIPEEERIQYSAMTGQSLFYLGETHLQHKILAIAEEEGVRQAAYALKLLQSDGELTMASTGKDEASGNLVTKSYTVKGPVMLMLTTTAIDVDEELLNRCLVLTVNESREQTEAIHALQRQKQTLEGLLAGNERDYLMQLHQNAQRLLKPLNVVNPYASQLTFLSDKTRTRRDHMKYLTLIQSIALLHQYQREIKTAEHRGKTLEYIEVSKDDIRLANQLAHEILGRTLDEMPPQTRKLLLLIRQMANEMAAGQQCALNAVRFTRRDIRAYTNWSDNQLKVHCQRLAEMEYLLIHGGSRGHLLQYELLWDGDGNSAHLSGLIVPV; this is encoded by the coding sequence ATGGCTCGCATCCCCGACGCAGAATTACAGCACCTGAAAGCCGCCGTTCCCTTAGTTGCCATCATCGAGCAGCAGGGGCGGCAGTTGTTTAAGCGCGGCAAAGACATGACCGTGCTGTGCCCGTTCCATGAGGAGAAAACGCCCTCGATGGTCATTACTCCAGCGAAAAATCTCTACCACTGTTTTGGCTGTGATGCGGGCGGGTCGGTGCTGGACTGGGTCATGCACACCGAGGGTCTGAGCCTGCGCCATGCCGTGGAGCGCCTGCGTGCCGTGCTGGGGCACAATCCGGCCGTGGAGCCGCTGGTGCAGCCGGAAGAGCTGGCCGGTGATGCCATCGGGCAGCAGGTGCTGCTGTCACGGGTGGTTGCGTTTTATCACCATACGTTGCTGAATGCGCCGGAGGCACAAGCGTACCTGTCCAAACGGCGGCTCAACCATCCTGAACTGGTCAGCCATTTTAAGCTGGGCTTTGCCAACCGAACGCTCGCTTACCGTCTGCCAGCCAGTAAATACAAGGCCGGGGCAGAGGTTCGCCGCCGCCTGCAAGCCATCGGCGTGCTGCGGGAGAACGGGCGGGAGCACCTGCGCGGCTCGCTGGTTGTGCCGGTGATGGATGCACAGGGGCAAATCCACGAACTGTACGGGCGCAAAATCGGCGACGACCTGCGCCAGTCCATCATCCGCCATCTGTACCTGCCGGGGGCACACAACGGCGTCTGGAATGAAGCCGCGCTGGGTGCCTCCCGAACGCTTATCCTGTGTGAATCGCTGATTGATGCGATGTCGTTCTGGGTGACGGGGCAGCGCAATGTGACGGCGGCCTATGGGGTGCATGGCGTCACGGCTGATCACTGGCAAGCCTTTGAACAGTACGGCATTAAGCAGGTGCTGATCGCTTTCGATAATGACAGCGCCGGCAATGATGCCGCGGTCAAACTGGCGGCGGCACTGGCGGCCAAAGGGATCACGCCCCTGCGCGTGGTGTTCCCGTCGGGCAGGGATGCGAACGAATATCTGTGCCAGGTGGCTGAGCCGGAAACCGCCTTTGCGCTGCTGCTTGACAGCGCCGTGCCGATGCAGGGTGTGGCGGATACGGTGGCACTTGGGCGCCAGACGCCTGAGCCGGACACCGCGCCAGCCCCCGCTTCCCCTTTAGCCGCTGACCCTGCGTCCGGTGTGATGCCAAATGTCGTCTGTGAGTCCGGTGAGCATGGCGAGCTGCGCGTGTCAGTCGGCACACTGCAATGGTGCCTGCGCGGGCTGGGTGCGGTCAAAGCGGGCGCGGTTGCCATGAAGCTCAATGCGCAGGTGCTGGACAGGCAAAGCGGCGTGCTGTTCGCCGACGGGGTTGATCTGATGAGCGGGCGCTCACGCAACAGTTACGCCCGGCTGGCTGCCGCTGAGCTGGGACTGGCCGAAGGCGACCTCCGGCGGGCACTGGGGCAGGTGTTACTGGCGGTCGAACAATGGCAGCAGCAGCCCGCCAAAGGCACCGAACCCCGCGTACCTGAAATGGGGATCGCAGAGCGGGAAGCGGCACTGGCCTTGTTGCAAGATCCGTACCTGACGGCCCGTATCACCACTGACTTGGCGGCCTGCGGTGTGGTCGGCGAATCCACTAACTTGCTGGCCGGTTTTTTGGCGGCGGTGAGCCGAAAGTTACCCAAACCGTTAGCGGTACTTATCCAGAGCAGCAGCGCCGCCGGCAAATCCTCACTGATGGAGGCGGTGCTGAACCTGATCCCCGAGGAGGAGCGCATCCAGTACAGCGCCATGACCGGGCAAAGCCTGTTCTATCTGGGGGAAACCCATCTCCAGCACAAAATATTGGCTATCGCCGAAGAAGAGGGGGTGCGGCAGGCGGCCTATGCGTTGAAGTTGTTGCAGTCGGATGGTGAACTGACGATGGCCAGCACCGGCAAGGATGAGGCGAGCGGCAACCTCGTCACCAAAAGCTATACCGTCAAAGGTCCGGTGATGCTGATGCTGACCACCACCGCCATTGATGTGGATGAAGAGCTGCTCAACCGCTGTCTGGTGCTGACGGTCAATGAATCCCGTGAACAGACGGAAGCCATCCATGCGTTGCAGCGCCAGAAGCAGACGCTCGAAGGCTTGCTGGCCGGGAACGAGCGGGACTATCTGATGCAGCTTCACCAGAACGCCCAGCGGCTGCTTAAGCCGTTGAATGTGGTCAATCCGTATGCGTCGCAACTGACGTTCCTGTCAGACAAAACCCGTACCCGCCGTGACCATATGAAATACCTGACGCTCATTCAGAGCATAGCGTTGCTGCACCAGTACCAGCGGGAAATCAAAACGGCAGAACATCGCGGGAAAACGCTGGAATACATTGAAGTGAGCAAAGACGATATCCGGCTCGCCAATCAGTTGGCGCATGAAATCTTAGGCCGGACACTGGACGAAATGCCGCCGCAGACGCGCAAGCTGTTATTGCTGATCCGGCAGATGGCGAACGAGATGGCGGCAGGGCAGCAGTGCGCCCTGAATGCCGTTCGCTTTACCCGGCGGGATATCCGGGCTTACACGAACTGGAGCGACAATCAGCTTAAAGTGCATTGCCAGCGGCTGGCTGAGATGGAATACCTGCTGATCCACGGCGGCAGTCGCGGGCATCTGCTGCAATACGAACTGCTCTGGGACGGTGATGGCAACAGCGCACACTTAAGCGGCCTGATCGTGCCGGTATGA
- the xerC gene encoding site-specific tyrosine recombinase XerC: protein MTNPPNPLHATLRAQLDAYLDTLVAQGKSPRTRESYRERLLPFVDWCGQRSVQYPAQVTLVLLESWQRYLRAYRKADGQPYSHNGQRERLIALRLWFRWLLQRHHILYNPAEQMVLPKEEKRLPAQILSERETTQVLDSLDDQSVLGLRNRVMLEVLWSSGLRRMELRQLRRGDIDVERGVVVVNQGKGHKDRVVPIGGRALGWLTRYLVQVRPQLADSHDSGYLFISQKGRPLSLGHLTQIAGKAIRHQAQLDKPGACHLFRHSMATQMLDNGADIRHIQAMLGHEKLNTTQVYTRVAIKQLRQVHSQTHPAERAPQTQPDADNPTEPPECSSGGARGESGTDPKPQRTGQPDNPR from the coding sequence ATGACAAACCCACCTAATCCCCTGCACGCCACCTTACGGGCGCAACTGGACGCGTACCTCGATACGCTGGTCGCACAGGGAAAAAGCCCGCGCACACGGGAAAGCTACCGGGAACGGCTGTTACCGTTCGTGGACTGGTGCGGACAGCGCAGCGTGCAGTATCCGGCACAGGTGACGCTGGTATTACTGGAAAGCTGGCAGCGTTATCTGCGGGCTTACCGCAAGGCCGATGGCCAGCCTTACAGCCATAACGGCCAGCGTGAACGGTTAATCGCCCTGCGGCTGTGGTTCCGCTGGCTACTGCAACGGCATCACATCCTCTACAACCCGGCCGAACAGATGGTGTTGCCGAAAGAGGAGAAGCGGCTGCCTGCCCAGATACTGAGTGAACGGGAAACCACGCAGGTGCTGGACAGCCTTGACGACCAGAGCGTGCTGGGGCTGCGCAACCGGGTGATGCTGGAAGTGCTGTGGAGCAGCGGCCTCCGGCGCATGGAGCTGCGCCAGCTCCGGCGGGGTGATATCGACGTCGAACGCGGGGTCGTGGTGGTTAATCAGGGCAAAGGCCATAAAGACCGGGTGGTGCCCATCGGCGGTCGGGCACTGGGCTGGCTGACACGCTATCTGGTGCAGGTTCGGCCACAGTTGGCAGACAGCCATGACAGCGGTTACCTGTTTATCTCGCAAAAGGGCAGGCCGCTCAGTCTGGGGCACCTGACCCAAATCGCCGGCAAGGCCATCCGCCATCAGGCACAGCTAGACAAGCCGGGCGCCTGTCACCTGTTCCGGCATTCCATGGCGACGCAGATGCTGGACAATGGCGCGGATATCCGCCATATCCAGGCGATGCTGGGGCATGAGAAACTCAACACCACCCAGGTGTATACGCGGGTCGCCATCAAACAGCTCAGGCAGGTGCACAGCCAGACCCATCCGGCCGAGCGTGCCCCCCAGACCCAACCGGACGCAGACAACCCTACCGAACCGCCAGAGTGCAGCTCAGGCGGTGCCCGCGGAGAATCTGGCACAGACCCGAAACCACAGCGTACCGGACAGCCCGATAATCCCCGTTGA
- a CDS encoding IS110 family transposase, which translates to MNAIKVIGIDLAKNVFQVCVWMADGSVASNRKISRQKLLDTVRTFSPGTLIAMEACATSHYWGRTLQAMGFIIRLVPTQHVNAFSHHQKNDANDALAIGETACRPGLHFVPVKTVEQQDIKALRSARQLMVEQRTALANQIRAFLAEEGVIVPAGIQKLQQYLPEILEEESHELSSVRRRLLQTLGEDLRDLNIRIHEMDNEIAALSRQQSGYHHRLTIPGVGPLIAAAFVSEVSAPQFANGRQLSAWCGLVPRQHSSGGKNRLSSLSKNGNRHLRTLIIHGARAVMRCVQNRDDCLGEWLRKLIARCGFMKATIVLANKLTLIIWRVLRDEVDFNMQKAFTIN; encoded by the coding sequence ATGAATGCGATTAAAGTCATTGGCATTGACCTCGCCAAAAACGTTTTTCAAGTCTGTGTCTGGATGGCGGACGGTTCTGTCGCCTCGAACCGAAAAATTTCACGGCAAAAATTGCTTGATACTGTGCGCACTTTTTCGCCAGGAACCCTCATTGCTATGGAGGCCTGTGCAACTTCTCACTATTGGGGCAGAACCCTTCAGGCGATGGGATTTATCATCAGGCTTGTGCCGACCCAGCATGTTAACGCTTTTAGCCATCATCAAAAAAATGATGCCAATGATGCACTGGCTATCGGCGAAACGGCCTGCCGACCCGGTCTCCATTTTGTTCCGGTCAAGACGGTGGAACAGCAAGATATCAAGGCACTGCGCAGTGCCCGACAACTCATGGTGGAACAACGTACCGCACTCGCCAACCAGATTCGGGCTTTCCTCGCTGAGGAGGGGGTGATCGTTCCTGCTGGTATTCAGAAACTGCAACAGTACCTGCCTGAGATTCTAGAAGAGGAGAGCCATGAGCTGTCCTCTGTACGACGACGTTTGCTTCAGACTTTGGGGGAAGACCTACGGGATCTGAACATTCGCATTCATGAAATGGATAATGAAATAGCGGCACTTTCTCGTCAGCAAAGTGGTTATCACCATCGGCTCACGATCCCCGGCGTCGGTCCTCTTATTGCAGCCGCCTTCGTGAGTGAAGTCAGTGCGCCCCAATTTGCCAATGGCCGGCAACTTTCTGCCTGGTGTGGCCTGGTTCCCCGACAACACAGTTCAGGTGGAAAAAACCGGCTGTCTTCCCTGAGCAAAAATGGAAACCGTCATCTCCGAACGTTAATTATCCACGGTGCTCGTGCCGTGATGCGCTGTGTCCAAAATCGTGATGATTGTCTGGGAGAATGGTTGAGAAAACTGATTGCCCGATGCGGGTTTATGAAAGCCACGATCGTTTTAGCCAACAAACTGACCCTGATTATCTGGCGTGTTCTGCGGGATGAAGTGGATTTTAATATGCAAAAAGCTTTTACTATTAATTAA
- a CDS encoding IS3 family transposase has product MERVFRSLKSEWVPPEGYLDIHDAIRDITKYFGGYYNYIRPHSFNGGISPVEYEKQWEQAKMVSGSS; this is encoded by the coding sequence ATGGAACGGGTATTCCGGAGTCTGAAAAGCGAATGGGTCCCTCCGGAAGGCTATCTGGATATCCATGATGCAATACGGGATATCACGAAATATTTTGGCGGATATTATAATTACATTCGCCCCCATAGTTTTAATGGGGGCATTTCTCCCGTTGAATACGAAAAGCAATGGGAGCAGGCTAAAATGGTGTCCGGAAGTTCTTGA
- the moeB gene encoding molybdopterin-synthase adenylyltransferase MoeB, with protein sequence MSNIMGDIQDVETITINALKELNSFLLVDVRESHEFANGTIPGALTLGRGFLEIELKNRQVELDHPIVLFCASGLRSKYAALGLIALNFVNIYSLEGGFEAWKAGGNSVEQPSTILSQTEKNRYARHISLKDIGLHGQLKIMKSKILVIGAGGLGSSCLLYLTAAGVGEIAIVDHDIVDLGNLQRQVIHNETMLQKKKVESALHTLKALNSGIKIKIIDVAINTKNIQPILEDYDIIIDCTDNFNARYAINDAAVKANKPLISAAVQRFTGHVMARTQPYSPCYRCIYPEAPPTTLSPSCSENGVVGIIPGILGLHQANEALKVILNIGDTLDGKLLKLDLLNNKYQLLVTKRRTDCLCQNQ encoded by the coding sequence ATGAGCAATATTATGGGTGATATTCAAGATGTTGAAACAATAACAATTAATGCATTAAAAGAACTTAATAGCTTTCTATTGGTGGATGTTCGGGAAAGCCATGAATTTGCTAATGGCACAATTCCCGGAGCATTAACCCTAGGACGAGGTTTTTTGGAAATTGAGCTAAAAAACAGACAAGTTGAACTAGATCATCCAATTGTTCTGTTTTGTGCTAGTGGGCTTCGTTCAAAATACGCTGCATTGGGCTTAATTGCACTGAATTTCGTTAATATATATTCTCTTGAGGGTGGTTTCGAAGCATGGAAAGCAGGAGGTAATTCTGTAGAACAACCCTCCACAATCTTAAGCCAAACCGAGAAAAACCGATATGCGCGTCATATCTCCTTAAAAGATATTGGACTTCATGGACAATTAAAAATCATGAAGTCTAAAATACTGGTCATTGGAGCAGGGGGACTAGGTTCATCTTGTCTGCTTTATTTGACAGCCGCTGGGGTAGGTGAAATTGCCATTGTTGATCACGATATCGTCGATTTAGGTAACCTACAACGGCAAGTTATCCATAATGAAACGATGTTACAAAAGAAAAAAGTTGAATCAGCCCTTCATACGCTAAAAGCATTAAATTCTGGCATCAAAATAAAAATCATAGATGTTGCCATTAATACCAAGAATATTCAGCCTATTCTGGAGGATTACGATATAATCATCGATTGTACAGATAACTTTAATGCTCGTTATGCGATAAATGATGCTGCAGTAAAGGCAAATAAACCATTAATTTCTGCTGCCGTACAACGATTTACAGGCCATGTAATGGCACGTACTCAACCTTATTCTCCTTGCTACCGCTGTATCTACCCCGAAGCTCCACCAACAACTTTGTCCCCCTCATGCTCTGAGAATGGTGTAGTTGGAATTATTCCAGGTATTTTAGGATTACATCAGGCAAATGAAGCATTGAAAGTTATTCTAAATATAGGTGATACATTAGATGGAAAGCTATTGAAACTTGATTTGTTAAATAATAAATATCAATTATTAGTGACCAAGAGACGCACTGACTGTTTGTGTCAAAACCAATAA
- a CDS encoding MoaD/ThiS family protein: protein MITISFPESVSGNRQIIISANNLYEILKEMQEKHIDIFSLIAISKDDNLKLKPFVTLFINNVMSVESNPSLNDGDILSFEIAISGG from the coding sequence ATGATTACTATATCATTTCCTGAATCTGTTAGCGGAAATAGACAGATTATTATCTCAGCAAATAATCTTTATGAAATATTAAAAGAGATGCAGGAGAAACATATCGATATTTTTTCTTTGATTGCGATATCTAAAGACGATAATCTTAAACTTAAACCTTTCGTTACTCTTTTTATAAATAATGTCATGTCAGTAGAGAGTAACCCTTCATTAAATGATGGTGACATTTTGTCTTTTGAAATAGCTATTTCAGGAGGATGA
- a CDS encoding DUF692 family multinuclear iron-containing protein, translating to MNARVGLGIDYTHNYGYDLTKLLQLAQNGISHLSVVAIPNEDVAQAFRNKYPQYPIIHHFSGMEPAGIDGLRSDVLVRQNAISETLQAYWCLEDIGIWNIGPYNLPYFAAPVLCESVLSMAIEGVKTIQSVSSIPFSAEIPSFSIVAGEMALGEFFHRLVDATDCNIVLDISHVFSYAIYCDLQPPDVLASLPLTSVNEIHIAGGSVHPNHSWRYRDTHSEPIVDSVFPLLEQALAQCPNLKAVTYELGVGITPIVIRIDLQNIEDICQRMAFIPSF from the coding sequence ATGAATGCACGAGTAGGGTTAGGAATTGATTATACACATAATTATGGTTATGACTTAACTAAATTATTACAATTAGCGCAAAACGGAATTAGTCATTTATCTGTCGTGGCCATACCTAATGAGGATGTTGCACAAGCTTTTCGTAATAAATATCCTCAATATCCTATCATTCATCATTTTTCTGGAATGGAGCCAGCAGGTATTGATGGATTACGCTCTGATGTGCTTGTAAGGCAAAATGCCATTAGTGAGACTCTCCAGGCATACTGGTGTCTGGAAGATATCGGTATCTGGAATATTGGCCCTTACAACTTACCTTATTTTGCTGCGCCAGTACTTTGTGAATCCGTTCTTTCTATGGCAATTGAAGGTGTGAAAACGATTCAGTCTGTTTCCAGTATTCCTTTTTCTGCGGAAATACCTTCTTTCAGCATTGTTGCAGGAGAAATGGCTTTAGGTGAGTTTTTCCATCGGCTAGTTGATGCGACAGACTGTAATATTGTTTTAGACATCAGCCACGTATTTTCATATGCCATTTATTGTGATCTACAGCCACCGGATGTATTAGCTAGCCTTCCATTGACCTCAGTGAACGAAATTCATATTGCTGGGGGGAGTGTACACCCAAACCATTCATGGAGATACCGTGATACACACTCTGAACCAATTGTTGATAGTGTTTTCCCACTGTTGGAACAGGCACTAGCTCAGTGCCCAAATCTGAAAGCTGTGACATATGAGTTAGGGGTGGGAATTACTCCAATTGTGATCCGTATAGATTTACAGAATATTGAAGATATTTGTCAACGAATGGCGTTTATCCCTTCATTCTGA